The genomic region CTAAAATTATCAAAATTCAATTTAAATCTTTCATTCTTCTGTTAAAAGCATTAGAAAAATTAATTATTTCCATTTTTGTCTTTAAATTCAGCTTCAAATAACTTAAAGTCATTTTGACAACTTGAACGTAAAGACACCATAAATGAAAAACAACAACTCGAGAAGAAATTTTCTTCAAAAATCGGCACTTGCCACAGCAGGGCTTAGTATTCCAAGTTATGTAAACGCAAACAGTCTAACATCCTTATTCTCTAATGTAGCGCCAAGCGACCAGCTCAATTTTGGGGTTATTGGGTGTAAAGGAATGGGTTGGAGCGATATGAAAGCACATCTTAACATTCCTGGGGTAAACTGTATTGCTTTAGCCGATGTTGATGAAAATGTGTTGGATGACCGCGCCGCTAACGCCAAGGAATTAACAGGTAAAAAACCAAAATTATATACCGATTATAGAAAGATGCTCGATAATAAAGACATCGATGCAGTCATTATCGGCACACCCGATCATTGGCATTGTTTAAATTTCGTCGATGCCTCCAATGCCGGGAAACATGTGTATGTAGAAAAACCATTGGCAAATAGCATAGAAGAGTGTAATATTATGGTAGATGTTGCCAAAAGGAACAACACCATTGCACAAGTGGGCCAGTGGCAACGTAGTGGTACGCAATACGACGAAGCCATAAAATATGTGCAATCTGGAAAACTGGGAAAAATACGCTTGGTTAAGTGCTGGTCGTATCAAGGTTGGATGAAACCCGTTCCCGTTAAACCGAATACACAACCACCAAAAGGGGTAGATTATAAAATGTGGTTAGGGCCAGCTCCAGAAAGACCTTTTAACGAAAATAGATTTCACTTTAACTTCAGATGGTTCTGGGATTATGCTGGCGGACTTATGACCGACTGGGGGGTTCACGAAATTGATATCGCCCTCTATGCCATGAATGCCAAAGCACCAAAATCTGTAATCGCTTCTGGTGGAAAATTTGCTTATCCAGACGATGCTTCTGAAACCCCAGACACTTTACAGACGGTTTACGAGTACGATGATTTTTCGTTGTTATGGGAGCACGGCGTGGGAATTAGCAATGGAAACTATGGAAAATCTGAAGGTATTGCTTTTATAGGAAATAAAGGAACTTTAGTGGTGAACCGACAAGGATGGGAAGTTATCCCAGAAAGCGAAAATGTGAACGGTGAAAAAGTTTTAAAAACCGAAAAAGTAGAATTCACACCTGGAAAAAATAATGCCTTGGAGGTACACGCCCAAAATTTTGTTAGCGCCATTAAAGGAGAAAAAGTAAAATTAAATTGCGGGATCGAAACAGGGAGTATTGCCGCCATAAACGCCCATATGGGAAATATCGCATTTAAAACCGGAGAAAAAATTTATTGGGACCCACAAAACGGACAGTTTAAAAATAGCGATAAGGCAAACGAATTGATTAAGGCTACCTACCACAATGGATGGAAACTACCAAAGGTCTAGGTAAGTAATTCTTTTTGCTTTCCCATCTTATTTCCACCAAAATTGGAAAGTGGCTTATTTTGCAAACTCACATACATTAAAGCACTTGTGTCTTTTGCAGCCTCCAATATTTTTGCTTGGCGTTCTGGTGTTATTTTTATTTGTTTTATTTCCTCTAGATTATAAAACAAAGCATATCCTCTACGTTTGTCTAAAATAAGCCACTCTTTATTACCATTCTTTCTACGGAAGTAATTACCAACTAAAGGAAGCATATCGAAACCAGAGTTAAGAACAGCCACTTCCATCCCCTCCGAATTACCATTAAATTGTAAGAAATTTTGAATATGGTGCATTTCCCTGGTTACCATTCTTGCCACTTGAGATACACGCAATGCATTAACATTGGATACATCTGTGGCCATAAAAGATTCTGAAGCATACACATGGATTATATAGCGTAACAAAACATCCTCAGTGCCCTTAATTTCGCTTAAAAATGCTTTATACAGCTCATTGGCCCAATGCTTCCCTATTTTTACTTCCAACGATTTCCAAACACGCTTGGCATGTTTATCGGATGATGGAACTTCGATTCCTTGAGAAAACATATCTGGATTGTAATGCTTAGGCTTTACAATGGAAACTTCTTGAAGGTTGTCTTCAAACACGGTATAAACTGCCGATAAAAATCCGCTAAAGCTACCGTCGTAAATTAAAATAGTTTTCATATTCGAAATGTTTTTAGAAAATAAGGTTTTGGCCAACCAGTTTCTCATTTTTGGAAATATTCCAATATTAAATGTGGATTGCTTCATTTCTTTCCTTAAATTCGTTTAAAATTCAGTAACAATCATTCAAATATATGGAATAATTCCTAATAAAAGGAAAAAATCCAAATATTTTTTTATATTTACATTGCATTTTGTGCTATTCACACATCAATAGAACTTATGAAATCGAGTTTACCCATAGAAATTTTAAGATTTAAGGAATTACGCGAAAGCCTGGACCACACCCAGCAGAGCTTTGCTGAGCAACTAGGCATAAAGAATTCTACTGCCGATATCGAAAGGGGAAAATCAAAAATATCTGGTGCTATTTTGGTTGAGCTTATGGAAAAATTCCAAATCAACCCTCTTTGGCTCTATGGAAAGAGCAATCGTAAAAAATTGGACACTACTATTAATACTTCTCCAAAAGTAATAACGGTAACTCCAGATAATAACGATGGTATTGTTTTGGTAAATGTAAAAGCGGCAGCGGGCTACCCACACAACCTTCAAGATCTCGATTGGTACGAAGAGCTCCCGGCCTTCTCCCTACCCCTCCCCGAATATAGAAACGCTACCTATCGTGGGTTTCAAGTACAAGGAGATAGTATGCTACCAGGTCTTTATCCAAAAGAATGGGTTTTAGGAAAGGCGGTAGAAAGTATTTCCCAACTTTCCAACAACACTATATGTGTAGTGGTAATGCATGACAGTGTATTGGTAAAAAAGGTACAAATGCACAGCACCGACGAAAAATTATCGCTCATTTCATTGAACCCAGAATACCCACCAATAACCATTGATGCTTTTCAAGTACAGGAGTTGTGGGAAGTGACCAGTAAAATAAGCGCTGAATTTGATGAAAACGCAGGTAATTTGGCACTTTCGCAAATTCAACAGTCCTTGTCAGATCTAAAAAATGAAATTAACCAACTTAAAAAATAGATATTCATCTAACCTCTATTTGTATTTAAAATCCTTGAGCTCGCATTTAGAATGGCTTTTATCCGTGTGATTATTATCCCACTTAATTTTATTAAACTTTAAAAGAAAACAGGCTCTTTGAAGTAAAAAATTAGAAACTTTATTGCTCGATACTGTCTGCGGAAAAACTGACCAGCTCCCCTTCTTCAAAACGCATCCTAACTTCAATAGGATTGCAACATACTTCGCAATCTTCTACGTAAGTCTGGTTAACGGAAGGATCTAGCAGCATGGAAATTTCTTCCCAGCAATACGGACATTGAAAAAAATGTTCAAACATAAAGCTAAGTTCTAAAACTTAGAAGAGAATAACAACTTAAAAATCTACATTTAAAATCTGCCCGCTTACTTGTAAAACTTCTAGTTCGGCCAATTTTGCAGTATACTTTGCCTGATTTTTTGCGAGGACAGCATTCAATAAATTTATTTGAGCTTGGCGAAATTCTAAATTGGTAGCGGTACCAAACTTATAACGCTCTTCGGTTCTGTTAAAATTGTTCAAGCTGGTTTTTACATTGGTTTCTTGGGTTTTTAAAATAAACAATGCATTTTGATAGGTTTCCCAAGCATTTCTAATATCCCGTTCTACCGTTAAGTTTACCTGCTTTTTTTGCAATTCTTGATTCTCGTAGTGAATTTTTGCATTTTTGTATTGGGTAATAGTTCTTCCACCATCAAACAAATCCCAACTAAGGTTTAAACCGGCGGCCAAACCACTTGTGGTATTCTCTATGGTAAATGCCAATGGATTGTCGTTCTGGTTCTGGTTCCAGCCATAAGATCCCGTTAGCCCTACGGTCGGTAAAAATCCGCCACGGGTGGTCTTAATAGCATATTCGTTAATTAATATTCCTTTTTCTGCCTGTAGCAACACCACATTGTTTTCTTTGGCTTGATTGAGCATATCTTCCATTACCAATCCCGGTGTAAACGTAACCAAAGTATCCACTTCAAACTGTGTTGCCAGGTCCCGGTTCATAATTAAATTGAGGTCTCGCTTAGTATTTTTTAAAACCTGTTCCGCTTGCAACAAATTGATACTGTCGGTATTTACATCCACTTCAGCATTTAAAACATCCAGACCCGTATTTTGGCCATATTCAAATTGATATTTTATACGTTTCAGTCGGTCTTTGGAAATTTCCAATGCCTGTTTTAGATTGGAAGTATTTTCTGTTAAACGGGCCACTTCGTAATACACACTAAAAAGTTGAAGAATGGTAGTCTCAATGGTTTCCCTTGCTTGCAATTCAGTAAGATTAGACTCTTCCTTTAAAGATTTGTAGTTGTAAAATCTGCCTAAACCATCAAAAAGTGTATAATTTAAATTTACCGATGCGTTATATCTTCGGCTTTCCACACCATCTGCAGACCTTACCTCGCCATTGGCAAGCTGTCCCTCGGTATTTTCCCTATTAAAATTGGCGCCGGCATTACCTGTGAGTGTTGGCAGGTATCCGCTATTTAAAACCCCCGCATTATTATCTGCGATTTCCGTATTATTATTAGCCACTTTTATTCCCAAATTGTTATCCAATGTATAAGAAATAGCTTCCTGTTTGGTAAGCAATTCTTGCGAACTAACTTGGTACCAACCCAATAATACACTTAAAACTAATAGAAACTTTACTTTACTCATGCGTTTCAGCCTTTTGTTCTTTTACCGCCCTCTCTACGTCTCTAGGTTTAACTTTTTTCCCACTCTTTAACCACACTGCAGAAACCTTAATTCGGTTGCTAAGTGAAATTAATATAGGCAACATTAACAAGGTTAATAAGGTTGCAATGGCAATTCCGAACGAGATGGAAATCGCCATCGGTTTTAAAAATTGTGCTTGGCGGCTCTTTTCAAATAATAAAGGTGCCAATCCTGCAATAGTGGTAATTGATGTTAAGAAAATAGCTCTAAATCGTGATTTCCCCGCCAATAAGATAGCGTGCGAATAACTTTTTCCTTCCCTTAAAAATCCGTTGAACTTCTCAATCAAAACGAGTCCGTCGTTCACCATAATCCCTATTAAGGCGATTATTCCCAACATGGAAAGTACGTTAATAGGAAACCCTAGTAACCAATGCCCCCATGCAACCCCAATTAAACTAAAAGGAATCATAAATAACAATAAGAAGGGCTGGCTATAACTGCGGAAGGTAAATGCGATTACCGAATAGATAAGAAAGATGATTACCGGAAATACTTTTCCTGCTGAATCGGATAGCTTTCCTGCTTCTCGATTTTGACCTTCGTAAGAAGCCGTAACCGTGGAATAAAGTGATTGTAATTCGGGCATTATATTATTCTGAATATCTGCCAAGACATCAGTTGCGCTGGCATCGGGATCGCTTAAATCTGCTTCTACCCGAATCTCCCTAATTCCGTCTAAATGCGCTATCGATTCGTCTCCTCTTTCAATAGTGTAATTGGCAATTTCACCAAAAGGCACACGTTCTCCCGTAGGGGTTACCAAACGCATTTCATCCAAATCGTTAATGGATGCCCTGTTGGACTTATCGTACCGAACCCAAACGCGAATTTCATCTTGACCCCGTTGGAAACGCTGCGCTTGAAAGCCGAAGAAACCACTTCGCACCTGTCGCATGACACTACCTAAATTTAGCCCCAATGCATAGGCACTTTCTTTAAGCTCTATTCTTATTTCTTTTATTCCCTCGGGATCGGTATCGATAACATCCTTAAGAATAGGTTTCGCGATTAATCGCTCCTTAAGAAACTCCTTGGCTTGTTTAAGTTCCTCACGATTGTTCCCCAATAACGAGACAGATACCGGCTTTCCACCAAAATTACCGCCAGAGCCAAAGGTTAAACGCTCCACTCCATAAACTTCCCCTACCGTATCCCGTATGCTGTTGGTAATTAAATACGACTCAAAATCCCTTTCTTCTCCTGGTAATAGGTTAATATTTAAGGAAGCTTTGTTGGTTCCTGGACCTACTCTTTTAATTACATTTTCTATTACTTCCTTGTTGCCTGTTTGTCGTGCCTTGTATTTTTCATTTACTTTCCATACGTTTTCTTCAACCATGGTAATAATAGAGTCTGTAACTCGTGGATTGGTTCCCTCTGGCATTAATAAATCTACGGAAACACGGTCACTGGCTACGTTTGGAAATAAAGTAGTACCTATAATACCTCCACCGATAGCTCCAATGGTAATGATAAAAAACATGGCAAAAATAGAAAATGCCAGTATTTGATGGCGCAATGAGAATTTTAAAACCGGACTGTAAAATTTATCCCTTAAAAAATCCATCATCTTATCGCCATATTTATTGACTTCCCGCATTTTTCTAAAAAAGCGTTTTACCATGGACTCATTTTCAATGTCTTCATTTTTTTCGCGTATCAAAGCTTTGGAATGTGCTATGTGCGCTGGTAAAATAATTAACGCCTCCAAGAGGGAAACGGAAAGTGTAATGATTACCACCGTGGAAACTTCAGCAAAAAACTCCCCAATCCTACTATCTAAAAAGAGGAACGTGGAAAATGCCAATACGGTGGTTAAAATAGCAGATATAATGGGCGGCAACACCTCCATGGTCCCATCGATAGCAGCTTTTATGGGTGATGAACCTTTCTCGTAATGCTGATAGATATTTTCAGCAATTACAATTCCGTCGTCCACCAAAATCCCGATTACGATAATCATTCCAAAAAGGGAAAGTACGTTGATGGTTACATCGAATAATCCTCCAAAAATAAACAAGCCTAGAAACGATATGGGCAAACCAAAGGCTACCCAAAACGCCAATCTGGAATTAAGAAATAGCGATAAAAATATCAAAACCAATAAAATCCCCTGCCAGGCGTTTTCTGCCAACAATGCCGTTCGCTGTTTTAAACGAATGGAGGAATCGGAAACCACATCCAGCTTTACGTTATTGTATTTGCTGTTAAACTCTTCTATATAGTCATTAACTTTATCGGCTGTAGATATGAGGTCTTCACTATTTGTATTACTTATGGTAATATTTACGGCCAAATTCCCATTGAAATAAGATGCATTCGGATTTTCCTCGAAACGATCACGAACCTCGGCCACATCGCGCAACCTTACAATCGTTCCATCTGGCAATGCTTTTACAACTATGTTATTGAGTTCGTCCCCATAATAAGAGCGGTTGTTGGCGCGTATAAGATATTCTTCATCATCGGTTTTTATATTTCCACCGGTTACCAGCAAATTAGTTTCCGAAACAGAAGCCGCAACTTCAGAAAAAGTGAGGTTGTATGCTAGGAGGTCGAGTTCCCGTACGGCTATTTCTATCTCTTCCTGAGGAAATCCTGTTATTTCTACCTGCGAGAGGCCATCAAAACGGCGCATGTCGTTCTCTACATCCCTGGAAATTTTCTTCAGCGTAGCTAAGGAAACATCATTTCCACTAACTGTGAAGCTTATGGTTTCTCTTATACTTTCTTGTTTACCTACAATTAAAGGCTCCATACCAGATGGAAAAGTAGGCACTTGGTCTACCGCATTTTTAACCTCCAAAAGCATAAAGTCTATATCGTACCCTTTCAAGATCTCTACGGTAATAGAACCACCATTTTCGCGGGAAGTAGAAGTAACCCGGTCGATCCCTTCTATCCCTTTTAAATTGTCCTCGATTTTAATTACAATCCCTTCTTCTATTTCCTGGGGAGCGGCACCAGGATAGGTGACGTTGATATTGATTATTTTAGAATCTATTAATGGAAAAAAGGAAGATTTTAAGGTTAGGGCCCCAATAATCCCGAAAATAGCAAAAGCAATAATGAGCACGTTTACGGCTACATCGTACTTTATAAAATAGGCTAATAATTTTCTCATTCTGCGGCCGCTTTAATAGTATCATTCCCATTGGGAACTTCTTCATTGGAAACCTTTACAACCATCCCTGGATAGGCTCCCGGAATAGGTTTAGTGATTATTTTTGTGCCATCGGGAACTTCTTGAAGTACTACTTCCCTATCAGAATAAAAAACAGGTTTTACATCTACCAATTCCAACACAGTATCCTTTACCGCATAAATGTGGGATTGATCCACCATTAAAGAGCGATCTATTTTTATAGCATCTGGTTCGTCTTTAGCAACCAGACTGGCTTCCACATACATCCCTTCTTTAAGGTTTTCTCCCTTAACCTCTATAAACACTTTTACGGTTTGCGTAGCTTGGTTTACTTTACCATTGATCCTGCTTACTTTACCTTTCCATGTTTCGGTGTGGTCTAAATTGGAGAGGGTAACTTCTTCGCCCTCCTTTAGAAAGCGGTTGTAGGATTTGTTAACCGCTACCTCCATTTCGTACACCTCTGGATCGATAAATTCCCCCAATTTTTGTCCGTTTCTTATTAAAGTCCCTTCATTTACCAATGCTTCCGTTAAGACTCCATCAAAAGGAGCTACAATAGTGTACTTACGCAGGCGCTGCTCTAAGTTTTTTAGATTGAAAAATGCTGTATTAATGCCCCTGCCTATGATAAAATTATTTACCTGAGCCGTCGAAGATTCTGGCAAAGCTGGAGTAGGCTCATCCATTTTAAAGTCATTTAAATAAGATTGCCACTGCGGATATACTTCGGGATAATCCAAACGAAGGTCTGGCATTATGGAAGTTATCAAGTTTACAAAACTACTTTTTTGAGATTGTACCGAAGCATAGAACTCGGCATTGTCTATTTGCAGTAAAATACTACCCTTAGGGTAGGTTTGACCTTCTTTAAAAAGTCGACTGCTTTTTTGAAAAACACCTTGGACTTCAGAATAAATTTCAATGCGATGTTTGGCCTCGAGATTCCCGTTGTTGGTAATAACGATAGGGATATCCTTATTTTCTACTGTTTCAACAAAAACCGTTTTTACCACTTTCTGCACATTTCCAGTGGGCTTTTCTTTGTTATCGATTAAATAGTTGGCTACAAAAACCGCAAAAACGATTAAAAGCACCCCTAAAATCCCAAGTATAATTTTTCTCATGTTAGTAGCATAGTTAACAACCTCTGGGCGAGCCCTTGAGGTATAGAAATGTGATTTTTTTAAAAAGTTCCGATACCTTCTCAACCTACTCCAGGTTTATAAGAGTCATAAATTTTTAAATCTCACTTTGTGAGCAAAGCACAAAACTATCTATATAGAAGTGGGAATAAGGTTAAAGATTTCTTAAAAATGAAAAGAAATCTTAAAAACAAAGATCCAAGTTTGAACCGAGAAAGTGGAATAAAAAAAAGAGTGCCGGCTAGGCCAACACTCTGTAAATCAATCAAACAAACTAACTAAAATATGGAACTAAATTCTGTGATTCACTCAGGTATCAATTCCATTATGAAGCACGAATATACCTACAAATTAACAAATAAATCTTTAAAAAGCATATTTTTTCGATGAAATACACTTTTATGTTAAAGACTGTAATTCTTCGGTAAGTAAATACCACTCTTCAGTTTGTTTTTCAAGTTGTTCTTTTTTCTTATTGTAATTTTCAAAAAAGTTAGGTTTCGCCACCATTTCGTCATGGTTTTTGGCCAAGTCGGCATCGATTTTTGCAATTTCCCTTTCCAAGTCTGCTACCGCAGTCTCCGCCTTACTAATTTTATTTTTTAATGATTTTAGTTTCTTCTGGTCTTCAAAGGATAATTTTTCAGCTGTATCATTTTTAACAGGGGTTTTGGCCACCTCAGTTTTCTTTTCTACAGCCCTAAAGTCTTCCACTTTACGCTCTTCCAAATAAAAATTAATATCGCCTAAGAACTGTTTTATTTTATGATCCCTAAATTCGTAAACACTATCGGTAAGCCCCTGAAGAAAATCACGATCGTGAGAAACAAGTAGCAGCGTACCTTCAAAATTCTTTAAAGCTTCTTTTAAAACGTTTTTTGATTTTATATCCAAGTGGTTGGTAGGCTCATCCATTACTAGCACATTAAAGGGATGTAACAGCATTTTGCAGAGCGCTAAACGGTTTCGTTCCCCTCCCGAAAGTACTTTTACCTTTTTATCTACATCATCCCCTCTAAAAAGAAAAGAACCTAGCATATCCCTAACTTTCGATCGGTTGCTGTCCCTTGCTTCGTCGAGCATGGTGTCTAAAATAGTTTTTTCGCCATCGAGGTATTCCGCTTGATTCTGCGCAAAATAGCCAATCTGTACATTGTGTCCCAATTTTAGGTTCCCCGTACTCTTTATCTCGCCGACAATAATTTTTGCCAAGGTAGTTTTTCCTTGTCCGTTTTGCCCAACAAAGGCGGTTTTGGTATTTCGCTCTATCATCATATCCACATCATTGAGCACCATCTTGTCTCCATAGGATTTCCCTACTCGATCTGCCTCAACAACCACTCTACCTGGCTGTACTGAAACAGGAAACCTGATATTCATAACGGCATTATCCTCTTCGTCTACTTCAATACGATCTACCTTATCCAATTTTTTTATTAGCGATTGTGCCATAGAAGCTTTAGAGGCCTTGGCCCTAAATTTCTCGATGAGTTTTTCTGTCTGCTGAATCTGTTTTTCTTGATTCTTTTGTGCATTTAATTGCAATTCCCGCATCTCTGCCCGCAGTTCCAAATATTCTGAATAAGGCTTGTTGTAATCGTAAGCTTTACCAAGGGAAATTTCTATAGTTCTATTGGTCACGTTATCCAAAAACATTTTATCGTGGGAAACTATTACCACCACTCCCGAGTATGTTTTTAAAAATTGCTCGAGCCAGATAATTGATTCTATATCCAAGTGGTTAGTAGGCTCATCCAGCAACAGTACATCGTTGTCTTGTAGTAACAATTTGGCCAATTCGATACGCATACGCCATCCCCCCGAAAAAGTATCTGTAAGTTTATCGAAATCTTCCCTTTTAAAACCCAACCCCAATAATACACGTTCTGTTTTACCTTGATAGTTGTAGCCCCCTATAATTTCATAACGATGGGTAAGGTCACTTAGGTCTATCATCAATTGGTTGTAACCTTCACTTTCGTAGTCGGTTCTTTCGGCGAGTTGTGTGTTTATTTCATCTAGCTGAAGCTCCATTTGTTTTATTTCCTCAAAAGCTTGATAAGCCTCTTCCAAAACAGTGTTCCCCTGCTCAAAATCGATATCCTGTTTTAAAAATCCAATACGCACTTCTTTATCAGTAGAAATAACACCGCTATCGGGCTCCATTTCTTTGGAGAGCAACTTAAGCATGGTAGACTTCCCTGCACCGTTTTTACCAATAAGGCCAACACGGTCTCCCGGACTTAGTCTAAAAGCAATTTCTTCAAATAAATATTCCCCTCCAAAAGAGACAGATAGGTTGTGGACGTTCAGCATTTTCTAATTATTGTTACCTTGTAAATTAAAATGTAGTACTTTTAAGTAAATTTTTTGCAAATGTTAAAAAAAGGAAGCAAACTATACAGCATTTTAACAGGAAGTTGTCCTAAATGCCATGAAGAGAGCATGTATGTAAGTAAAAATATGTACAATCCCAGGGAAACCATACATATGCACGAACATTGTTCTACCTGCGGTACCAAATACAAAATTGAACCTTCTTTTTTCTACGGTGCTATGTATGTAAGTTATGGACTGGGAACTGCCTTTGCAGTTGCCGCGTTTGTTATCTCCTTTTTATTTTTGGGCAGCTCGCTTAAAACCGCATTTTTTGCCATTATTGGCACTTTAATCATTTTTATGCCAATAATTATGCGGCTCTCCCGGAATATTTGGATTAATTTCTTCTTTAAGTACGATCCCAATGCAGCCGATAATCATAAAAAGAGCGTTGAAAGCAAGTAATTGGTATCAACCGTTTTTACTGACAAATTTCTGGGGATATTTTTTTTGAAAACGTGCTATGTCCATCTCACTATCCAAATTCTCGTTATTCTCAATTGAATTATAAAGCTTTTCCGCCACAAATGGTGAAACCATGACTCCCCTGCTCCCGAGTCCATTCAATACGTGTAAGTTTTTATATTCGGGGTGCGTCCCCACCAAGGGTCTTCTATCGGTTACAGTAGGTCGAATCCCGGCTGCTTGGCTTACCACCTTGTAGGGACACTTTAAAAAGCCCTGTAATTTGTCTTCGAGTTCTTTTCTACTATCTTCAGTAGGAGCGTCCGTTTTATCTTTCCATTTATACGTGGCTCCCACTTTAAATCTATTTTTTCCTAGAGGAATTATAAAAACCGAAGACTTCAA from Galbibacter sp. BG1 harbors:
- a CDS encoding ABC-F family ATP-binding cassette domain-containing protein, translating into MLNVHNLSVSFGGEYLFEEIAFRLSPGDRVGLIGKNGAGKSTMLKLLSKEMEPDSGVISTDKEVRIGFLKQDIDFEQGNTVLEEAYQAFEEIKQMELQLDEINTQLAERTDYESEGYNQLMIDLSDLTHRYEIIGGYNYQGKTERVLLGLGFKREDFDKLTDTFSGGWRMRIELAKLLLQDNDVLLLDEPTNHLDIESIIWLEQFLKTYSGVVVIVSHDKMFLDNVTNRTIEISLGKAYDYNKPYSEYLELRAEMRELQLNAQKNQEKQIQQTEKLIEKFRAKASKASMAQSLIKKLDKVDRIEVDEEDNAVMNIRFPVSVQPGRVVVEADRVGKSYGDKMVLNDVDMMIERNTKTAFVGQNGQGKTTLAKIIVGEIKSTGNLKLGHNVQIGYFAQNQAEYLDGEKTILDTMLDEARDSNRSKVRDMLGSFLFRGDDVDKKVKVLSGGERNRLALCKMLLHPFNVLVMDEPTNHLDIKSKNVLKEALKNFEGTLLLVSHDRDFLQGLTDSVYEFRDHKIKQFLGDINFYLEERKVEDFRAVEKKTEVAKTPVKNDTAEKLSFEDQKKLKSLKNKISKAETAVADLEREIAKIDADLAKNHDEMVAKPNFFENYNKKKEQLEKQTEEWYLLTEELQSLT
- a CDS encoding DUF983 domain-containing protein, whose product is MLKKGSKLYSILTGSCPKCHEESMYVSKNMYNPRETIHMHEHCSTCGTKYKIEPSFFYGAMYVSYGLGTAFAVAAFVISFLFLGSSLKTAFFAIIGTLIIFMPIIMRLSRNIWINFFFKYDPNAADNHKKSVESK